One stretch of Anolis carolinensis isolate JA03-04 chromosome 3, rAnoCar3.1.pri, whole genome shotgun sequence DNA includes these proteins:
- the ppp2r3b gene encoding serine/threonine-protein phosphatase 2A regulatory subunit B'' subunit beta isoform X2 has product MKSESMRIKEISLRQDPDLRKELALLARGCDFVLPSRFKKRLKAFQQVQVQSKKEEPLTPSLSQTIPTFYFPQGCPKEKVNIDAVIAKIENTFSQFPNERATLEDMGKVAKACECPLYWKGPLFYCAGGERTGFISVHKFVAMWRKILQNCHDDASKFVHLLKSPGCNYLVQEDFIPFLQDVVNSHPSLVFLKEASEFHFRYITTVIQRIYYTVNRSWSGKITCNELRKSSFLQNVSLLEEEVDINQLTEYFSYEHFYVIYCKFWELDTDHDLYIDPKDLARHNDHAISSRMIERIFSGAVTRGRKVQKEGKISYADFVWFLISEEDKKTPTSIEYWFRCMDLDGDGVLSMYELQYFYEEQCQKLDNMAIEPLPFEDCLCQMLDLVKPEYEGKITLRDLKRCKMANVFFDTFFNIEKYLDHEQKDQFSILRGNENENQEMSDWERYAAEEYDILVAEEAASDQWNDCYEAELNPGDHQKTNVLKYQMEKRPFFDMPSHLADVDLDEYDYEDDFE; this is encoded by the exons ATGAAATCTGAAAGCATGAGGATAAAGGAGATTTCTTTACGGCAAGATCCTGACTTACGAAAGGAATTGGCATTGCTAGCTCGAGGATGTGATTTTGTACTTCCTTCCAGATTCAAAAAGAGGCTGAAAGCTTTCCAGCAAGTCCAG GTCCAATCAAAGAAAGAAGAACCTTTGACACCATCTTTAAGCCAGACCATTCCAACGTTTTATTTTCCCCAAGGGTGTCCGAAAGAAAAAGTGAATATAGATGCTGTCATTGCTAAGATAGAGAACACTTTCTCCCAGTTTCCAAATGAGAGAGCAACATTGGAAGATATGGGTAAGGTTGCAAAG GCCTGTGAATGCCCTCTTTACTGGAAAGGTCCCTTATTTTATTGTGCTGGAGGAGAGAGAACAGGATTTATATCAGTTCACAAATTTGTTGCAATGTGGCGGAA GATTCTACAGAACTGTCATGATGATGCTTCCAAGTTTGTTCATCTTCTAAAGAGTCCTGGATGTAACTATTTAGTGCAAGAAGACTTCATTCCATTTTTGCAA gATGTGGTCAACAGTCATCCTAGTCTAGTCTTCTTAAAAGAAGCGTCAGAATTTCATTTCCGGTACATTACAACA GTAATACAAAGGATATATTATACAGTGAATAGATCATGGTCAGGAAAGATCACTTGTAATGaactcagaaaaagcagttttttACAG AATGTGTCATTATTGGAAGAAGAGGTAGATATTAACCAGTTGACAGAGTATTTCTCTTATGAGCACTTTTATGTGATCTACTGCAAATTTTGGGAGCTGGATACCGACCATGACCTTTATATTGATCCAAAGGATTTAGCTCGGCATAATGACCATG CTATATCTAGTCGGATGATCGAGAGGATTTTCTCGGGAGCTGTAACAAG AGGCAGAAAGgtacaaaaagaaggaaaaatcagCTATGCAGATTTTGTATGGTTTTTGATatcagaagaagacaaaaagaCTCCAACCAG TATTGAATACTGGTTCCGGTGCATGGACCTTGATGGGGATGGTGTTTTGTCGATGTATGAACTGCAATACTTTTATGAAGAGCAGTGCCAGAAACTGGACAATATGGCCATTGAGCCTTTGCCATTTGAAGACTGTCTTTGCCAGATGCTTGATCTTGTGAAGCCTGAGTATGAAG GGAAAATAACTCTCCGTGACTTAAAGAGATGTAAGATGGCAAATGTGTTCTTTGACACTTTTTTCAACATTGAGAAATATTTAGACCATGAGCAGAAGGATCAGTTTTCTATTCTAAGG GGCAATGAAAATGAAAACCAAGAGATGTCCGATTGGGAGAGATATGCTGCTGAAGAGTACGATATCCTAGTAGCTGAGGAAGCAGCCAGCGACCAGTGGAATGACTG TTACGAAGCTGAGCTGAACCCTGGAGACCATCAAAAGACCAACGTTCTGAAATACCAGATGGAGAAACGGCCCTTCTTCGACATGCCTTCCCATTTGGCTGATGTTGACTTAGATGAATATGACTATGAAGATGATTTTGAATGA